A stretch of Cellulosilyticum sp. I15G10I2 DNA encodes these proteins:
- a CDS encoding helix-turn-helix domain-containing protein yields MINNKELGKLIQNLRISSNISSSELGTRIGKSKSSIKKYECGQTSIPLCVLQSICTVLGYDLELIIRSGFKKHIIK; encoded by the coding sequence ATGATAAATAATAAAGAACTCGGGAAATTAATCCAAAATCTAAGAATAAGTTCTAATATCAGTTCTTCAGAACTAGGCACTAGAATTGGTAAAAGTAAAAGTTCTATCAAAAAATATGAGTGCGGACAAACTTCAATACCGCTCTGCGTCCTTCAAAGTATCTGTACAGTCCTAGGTTATGATCTTGAGCTAATTATACGATCTGGCTTTAAAAAACATATAATAAAGTAA
- a CDS encoding tyrosine-type recombinase/integrase, whose amino-acid sequence MAWSKVYSPEKWEVANKENKELLKDYLVELRAERLKDSTLKQYRDDGRMILCYIQSEMENRSILAFTRKDFRNIALWLTDERKVSNARFNRVFSILHGMMEYAEDDEDYSYEQNEARKIKRLPRQPVREIYFLSDTQIHKIRNYLLENRKYRECAYLDISYDSAARISEVNQIKKSDILSMRYTNTVVGKMGKKFNLLYHKNSLESLSLYLQQRGGDDEDALWVSMRGTKRTRLKNSALYDWTKKMTKILNLLEGKNLNFSPHSFRHSALQNYRDGTHYMCKEMATPRIFTMEELQALAHHDSMETTRSYLKSDESSVIERMFDIKFS is encoded by the coding sequence ATGGCTTGGTCTAAAGTTTATAGCCCTGAAAAATGGGAAGTAGCTAATAAAGAAAATAAAGAGCTTTTAAAAGATTATCTGGTAGAGCTAAGGGCAGAAAGATTAAAAGATAGTACTTTAAAACAGTATAGAGATGATGGTAGAATGATTTTGTGTTATATACAATCAGAAATGGAGAATAGAAGCATACTAGCGTTTACAAGGAAGGACTTCAGGAATATAGCTCTCTGGCTTACAGACGAACGAAAAGTTTCTAATGCACGTTTCAATAGAGTATTTTCAATTCTTCATGGAATGATGGAATATGCAGAGGACGACGAAGACTATTCCTATGAACAGAATGAAGCTAGAAAAATAAAGAGACTTCCACGACAACCAGTGAGAGAAATATATTTTTTAAGCGATACTCAGATACACAAGATAAGAAACTATCTTTTAGAGAATAGGAAATATAGAGAATGTGCATATCTTGATATAAGTTATGACAGTGCAGCTAGGATTAGTGAAGTAAATCAGATAAAAAAGTCAGACATTCTAAGTATGAGGTATACCAATACAGTTGTAGGAAAGATGGGTAAAAAATTCAATTTGCTTTATCATAAGAATAGCTTGGAGAGTCTAAGTTTATACTTGCAGCAACGAGGTGGGGATGATGAAGATGCTTTATGGGTCAGCATGAGGGGTACTAAAAGAACACGATTAAAAAATAGTGCTTTATACGACTGGACAAAAAAGATGACTAAGATCTTAAATTTGCTAGAAGGGAAGAATTTAAATTTCTCTCCACATAGTTTCAGACATTCGGCTCTACAAAATTACAGAGATGGGACTCATTATATGTGTAAAGAGATGGCGACACCCCGAATATTTACTATGGAGGAGCTTCAGGCTTTAGCCCATCATGACAGCATGGAAACAACTAGGAGTTATCTCAAGTCAGATGAAAGCAGCGTCATAGAACGAATGTTCGATATAAAATTCAGTTAA